A genomic region of Papaver somniferum cultivar HN1 chromosome 7, ASM357369v1, whole genome shotgun sequence contains the following coding sequences:
- the LOC113299454 gene encoding putative multidrug resistance protein: MAENKESVSLFQLFKFADHFDKWLLFFGILGSVGDGLMNPLTMIVLAGAINDYGNNTDIKLTNHVVDKYTLRLLYVALGVGVAAFVEGLCWTRTAERQASRMRSEYLRSVLRQEVSFFDTQAGTSVTFDVVSTISSDAHSIQDVIADKIPNYLAHVTSFLLCLVVAFCLSWRLALAALPFSFMFIIPGVGFGSLLMAQMMKMKDAYGVPGGISEQAISCIRTVFAYVGERQTLERFSEGLKESMDLGIKVGLTKGMLIGSMGLIFAAWAFLAWVGSILIINRGEKGGAIFATGCSLIMGGMSLMSALPNITFFGVATAAATRIFEMIDRLPAIDLEDEKGKVLTYVRGEFEFKDVHFSYPSRPDTPILQGFNLKVRAGNTVGLVGGSGSGKSTVIALLERFYDPSKGEIYLDGNKIRRLQLKSLRSQIGLVNQEPVLFATSIKENILFGKEGASMELVIEAAKSANAHDFIIKLPDGYETHVGQFGVQLSGGQKQRIAIARALVRDPRILLFDEATSALDAQSERVVQDALDHASQGRTTITIAHRLSTIRKSNLIAVVQSGKVVELGSHDELIKMNDGEGGEYSRMLELQKTATKNETSNPHIAVEDYNHQKMVMLKGMMSPVSVKSSRQVSPAYPLSPAHSISPAYSFIQSHHYEIPNEENIDLSAKPAAPSQWRLLKMNAPEWKRAFLGCLGAVGFGAVQPGHFFCLGTMISVFFLKDFDKLRSETRFYSLMFLLVAFLCLVTNLLLHYNFAVMGERLTKRIRVQLLEKVLSFEVGWFDQDENTSAAICARLASEASIVRSLVGDRISLLVQAFTGAAIAFVLGLILSWRLASVMIAMQPILIASYYSRTVLMPSMSGKAQKAQNEGSQLASEAVVNHRTITAFSSQKRILDLFEATMEGPRKEAIKQSWYAGIGLCSSQFLTTASIAMTYWYGGRLLVQGLISTKRMFQAFFILLSTGKNIADAGSMTSDLAKGSEAIRSVFAMLDRKSMIVSDDPEGINPTRGIKGRIEFKNVYFSYPSRPNQMIFYGLSLKIEAGKTIALVGQSGSGKSTTIALIERFYDPLDGSIEIDGIDMRSYSLRNLRSHIALVSQEPTLFAGTIRENILYGKENATESELRKASSLANAHEFISGMKDGYETYCGERGVQLSGRQKQRIALARAILKNPAILLLDEATSALDSVSENLIQEALEKTMVGRTCVVVAHRLSTIQKSDTIAVIKNGKVVEQGSHSELLSIGHRGSYYALIKLQGNNSPYR, encoded by the exons TATACACTCAGACTACTCTATGTTGCACTAGGAGTTGGAGTTGCAGCTTTTGTAG AAGGACTTTGTTGGACTAGAACAGCAGAAAGACAGGCTTCTCGTATGAGAAGCGAGTACCTCAGATCCGTCCTTAGGCAGGAAGTTAGTTTTTTTGATACCCAAGCTGGTACTTCCGTAACATTTGATGTTGTCTCCACAATTTCCTCTGATGCTCATTCAATCCAAGATGTTATTGCCGACAAG ATACCCAACTACCTCGCGCATGTTACCTCATTCCTCCTATGTCTAGTAGTAGCCTTCTGCCTTTCGTGGAGACTAGCATTGGCAGCACTGCCGTTCTCTTTCATGTTCATCATCCCAGGGGTTGGTTTTGGGTCACTGCTAATGGCCCAGATGATGAAAATGAAGGATGCTTATGGAGTTCCTGGAGGAATTTCAGAACAAGCAATTTCTTGTATCCGCACCGTGTTTGCATATGTAGGAGAGCGTCAAACGCTTGAAAGGTTCAGCGAAGGACTTAAGGAGAGCATGGACCTTGGTATAAAGGTGGGGCTTACAAAAGGAATGCTGATCGGGAGTATGGGGTTGATTTTTGCTGCTTGGGCATTCTTAGCTTGGGTTGGAAGTATTTTAATTATCAATAGAGGTGAAAAAGGTGGTGCTATTTTCGCTACTGGGTGTAGTCTCATCATGGGAGGAAT GTCTTTAATGAGTGCACTTCCGAATATTACATTCTTCGGAGTGGCAACAGCTGCTGCAACCCGAATATTTGAGATGATCGATCGACTTCCAGCAATAGATTTAGAAGATGAAAAAGGAAAAGTTCTAACATACGTGAGAGGAGAATTTGAGTTTAAGGATGTTCATTTCAGTTACCCATCAAGACCTGATACTCCAATTCTGCAAGGATTCAATCTTAAAGTCCGGGCAGGTAATACTGTTGGTCTTGTCGGAGGCAGTGGTTCTGGGAAATCCACAGTCATTGCACTACTTGAAAGATTTTATGATCCAAGCAAAGGAGAAATATACTTGGATGGAAATAAAATCAGGAGATTGCAGCTAAAATCATTGAGATCTCAAATAGGACTTGTCAATCAAGAACCAGTGCTCTTTGCGACATCCATCAAAGAGAATATTTTGTTTGGAAAGGAAGGTGCATCCATGGAGCTTGTCATCGAAGCAGCTAAAAGCGCAAATGCGCACGACTTCATCATAAAATTACCCGATGGGTATGAGACACAT GTTGGGCAATTTGGAGTTCAGTTGTCTGGAGGACAAAAACAAAGAATTGCCATTGCAAGAGCTCTGGTCAGAGATCcaagaattttattatttgatgaaGCTACAAGTGCATTAGATGCACAATCAGAACGAGTAGTACAAGATGCACTTGACCATGCATCACAGGGAAGGACAACAATCACAATTGCTCATCGCCTCTCAACAATACGTAAATCGAACTTGATAGCCGTCGTTCAGTCAGGAAAAGTTGTAGAATTAGGTTCTCATGATGAACTGATTAAGATGAATGACGGAGAAGGTGGAGAATACTCCAGAATGTTGGAATTGCAGAAGACAGCAACTAAAAATGAAACTTCAAATCCTCATATTGCTGTCGAAGATTACAATCATCAAAAGATGGTTATGTTGAAGGGTATGATGAGTCCGGTAAGCGTAAAATCTAGCAGACAAGTAAGTCCAGCATACCCTTTGAGTCCAGCCCATTCCATTAGTCCGGCATACTCTTTCATTCAAAGTCACCACTACGAAATTCCTAATGAAGAAAATATCGATCTTTCCGCTAAACCTGCTGCACCTTCGCAATGGCGTCTGTTGAAAATGAATGCACCAGAGTGGAAAAGAGCATTCCTTGGATGTTTAGGTGCCGTTGGTTTTGGAGCAGTTCAGCCTGGGCATTTCTTCTGCCTGGGAACTATGATTTCAGTGTTCTTTCTCAAGGATTTCGATAAACTTAGATCAGAAACAAGATTCTATTCCTTGATGTTTCTACTGGTAGCATTTCTCTGTCTCGTCACCAACCTCCTCTTACATTACAACTTTGCTGTCATGGGAGAACGATTAACAAAACGAATACGTGTGCAACTACTAGAAAAGGTTCTGAGTTTCGAAGTCGGATGGTTTGATCAAGATGAGAATACAAGTGCAGCTATTTGTGCAAGATTAGCCAGTGAAGCCAGCATTGTTCGCTCCCTTGTTGGAGACCGTATATCTTTGTTGGTTCAAGCTTTTACAGGAGCTGCTATTGCTTTTGTGCTTGGATTAATCCTCTCTTGGAGACTAGCTAGCGTCATGATAGCAATGCAACCAATACTAATCGCTAGCTACTATTCAAGGACTGTTTTAATGCCAAGCATGTCTGGAAAGGCTCAAAAGGcacaaaatgaaggaagtcaactagCCAGTGAAGCAGTGGTTAACCACAGGACCATCACTGCTTTTTCTTCTCAAAAAAGAATACTAGATCTCTTTGAGGCTACCATGGAAGGACCCAGAAAGGAAGCCATCAAACAATCGTGGTATGCCGGTATCGGTCTATGCAGCTCTCAGTTTCTTACAACTGCCTCTATAGCTATGACTTATTGGTATGGGGGAAGGTTGCTTGTTCAAGGACTTATATCCACTAAGAGAATGTTTCAAGCTTTCTTCATCTTGCTGAGTACAGGTAAGAACATAGCAGATGCAGGAAGCATGACTTCAGATTTAGCTAAGGGCAGCGAAGCTATAAGATCAGTGTTCGCGATGCTAGACCGCAAAAGTATGATCGTGTCAGATGACCCTGAGGGAATCAACCCTACTAGAGGAATCAAGGGTCGGATTGAGTTTAAAAATGTTTACTTTTCTTATCCATCTAGGCCTAATCAGATGATCTTTTACGGTTTAAGTCTGAAAATTGAAGCTGGTAAAACTATAGCATTGGTCGGACAAAGTGGTTCCGGAAAATCTACTACTATTGCATTAATAGAGAGATTTTACGATCCCTTAGATGGGTCTATAGAAATTGATGGAATAGACATGAGGAGCTACAGCTTGCGGAACTTAAGATCCCATATAGCTTTGGTTAGTCAGGAGCCGACTCTTTTCGCAGGAACCATCCGTGAGAACATTTTATATGGGAAAGAGAATGCAACAGAATCGGAATTAAGAAAGGCTTCATCTCTTGCTAATGCTCATGAATTCATAAG TGGAATGAAGGATGGCTATGAAACCTACTGTGGAGAAAGAGGAGTTCAGTTATCCGGAAGACAGAAACAGAGGATAGCACTTGCTCGTGCAATATTGAAAAACCCAGCGATCCTACTGCTGGATGAAGCCACAAGTGCGCTTGATAGCGTATCAGAAAACCTGATTCAAGAAGCGTTGGAGAAAACGATGGTTGGCCGAACGTGTGTGGTTGTAGCTCACAGATTATCTACAATACAGAAATCAGACACTATAGCTGTCATTAAGAATGGGAAAGTGGTGGAACAAGGATCACATTCTGAGCTCCTGAGCATTGGACACCGAGGTTCATACTACGCTCTGATAAAACTACAAGGAAACAACTCCCCTTACCGGTAA
- the LOC113299455 gene encoding alpha/beta hydrolase domain-containing protein 17B-like gives MGGVTSSVAAKLAFFPPNPPSYKLVTDEITSIMTLNTYPHRENVEILKLPTRRGNEMAALYVRNPMATSTLLYSHGNAADLGQMYELFIELSIHLRVNLMGYDYSGYGQSTGKPTEHNTYADIEAAYKCLEESYGAKQEDVILYGQSVGSGPTLDLAARLPDLRAVVLHSPILSGLRVMYPVKRTYWFDIYKNIDKIPSVKCPVLVIHGTSDDVVDCSHGKQLWELCKEKYEPLWLKGGNHCDLELYPEYIKHLKKFIHNVEKSPSRRSSSRRSVDQFDPSRRSTDCFEVSRKSTDRREKPRKSTEKKTQELKSTIEKLEKFRISFDYMERSRRSVDCFEKSRRSIDQQMVERARRSVDRLDRIRAG, from the exons atggGTGGAGTAACATCATCAGTGGCAGCAAAACTAGCATTTTTTCCACCAAACCCACCATCATATAAGTTGGTAACAGATGAAATAACAAGTATAATGACATTAAACACTTACCCACACAGAGAAAATGTTGAAATACTTAAATTGCCTACTCGCAGAGGTAATGAAATGGCTGCCCTATATGTTCGTAATCCAATGGCTACTTCTACTCTTCTTTATTCTCATGGTAACGCTGCCGATCTTGGTCAAATGTATGAGCTTTTCATCGAATTGAGTATTCATTTACGCGTCAATCTCATGGG GTATGATTATTCAGGATATGGGCAGTCAACTGGAAAG CCGACGGAACATAATACTTATGCTGATATTGAAGCTGCATATAAGTGTCTTGAAGAGAGTTATGGTGCTAAACAGGAAGATGTAATCTTGTATGGTCAATCTGTTGGTAGTGGACCCACTTTGGATCTAGCTGCTAGGCTACCTGATTTAAGAGCTGTTGTTCTTCATAGTCCAATACTTTCTGGGTTAAGGGTCATGTATCCTGTAAAACGTACATACTGGTTTGACATCTATAAG AATATCGACAAAATACCATCAGTTAAATGTCCTGTACTCGTCATTCAT GGGACGTCTGACGATGTTGTGGACTGCTCTCATGGTAAGCAACTATGGGAACTCTGTAAAGAGAAGTATGAACCTCTATGGCTAAAAGGAGGGAACCACTGCGACTTGGAGCTATACCCCGAGTATATTAAGCACCTGAAGAAGTTCATTCATAACGTGGAAAAGTCACCTTCTCGAAGAAGCAGTTCAAGGCGGAGCGTTGACCAGTTTGATCCCTCCAGGCGGAGTACTGATTGTTTTGAGGTCTCAAGGAAGAGCACTGATCGCAGAGAGAAACCTAGAAAGAGCACTGAAAAGAAAACGCAGGAACTCAAATCTACAATAGAGAAGTTGGAAAAATTTAGAATCTCGTTCGACTATATGGAGAGGTCCCGCAGGAGTGTAGATTGTTTTGAGAAGTCTCGAAGGAGCATCGACCAACAGATGGTGGAGAGAGCACGAAGAAGTGTTGACAGGTTAGATAGAATACGGGCTGGGTAA